The Haloarcula sp. H-GB4 genome segment AAATCACTCTCCCGCAGTGGCTCGTCCAGCGGGACGACCGGTGGTACGACGCGCCCGACGCCTTCCGCCCCGAGCGATGGGACGATGACCTTGAAGCGTCGCTCCCGGACTACGCCTACTACCCTTTCGGCGGCGGCCCGCGCCACTGCATCGGCATGCGCTTTGCCCGGATGGAGGCCAAGCTCGCCCTGGCGACCATGGCCCAACAGTACGCCGTGGAAGCGGTCACCGAACCACCGCTGTCGCTGGCGATGCAGATTACGCTGAGTCCCACAGAACCGGTCGAAGTCCGACTGCGGGAACGCTGACCCGCTCCCTCGGCAGTTGACTGCTCGGTTCTGCTCTCGAAAGGCGTTTGGGGGCGGGCCTGCAAGCAGTCGTATGCTCCGGGCCATCGGGCTATTGCTGCTCATCCCGCTGTTTGACATCGTGTTGCTGGTGACGGTCGCAATACCGTTCCTCGGCTCGCTCGTGACGGTTGCCCTCGTCGTACTGACGGCGCTGGTCGGTATGCTGCTGGTCCGCGCCGAAGGCCGTGCGACGCTTCGGAAGATCCAACAGCGACTCGCCGTCGGCGAACTCCCGACCGACGAACTCATCGACGGCGGCCTCCTCATCGCCGCCGGCGCGTTCTTCCTTACCCCCGGTCTGGTGACGGACTTCGTCGGCCTCCTGCTCGCGGTACCGTTCACCCGGTACCCCGTCCGTGCCGCCACGCGCCGCTGGGTCGTCCGCCCCTACATCGACGCCAAGACAAGTGGTTTCGCCAGCGGTCAGGTGTACGTTGGCGGCTTCCCTGGTGACGAAAACGGCCCGGCTGGCCCC includes the following:
- a CDS encoding FxsA family protein, with product MLRAIGLLLLIPLFDIVLLVTVAIPFLGSLVTVALVVLTALVGMLLVRAEGRATLRKIQQRLAVGELPTDELIDGGLLIAAGAFFLTPGLVTDFVGLLLAVPFTRYPVRAATRRWVVRPYIDAKTSGFASGQVYVGGFPGDENGPAGPGPTGPEGGPGSGSGSGSGTSFDPDEATDVDFDDSDEN